The Mycolicibacterium monacense genome contains the following window.
CGAACACTTCATTGAGATGCCTGAGCCCCTTTTGGCAGAGAAACGGCGGAAGGCGGCGGAACACGCACGCCAGTACTCATGGTCGGCTACGTCCAAGCAGCTACTTGAGATATACGAGGGTGTCTTGAAGCCGGTAGGCGCGAATAGGTTAAATTCGTGACGTGCGGTCACACGTCTTTGTGGCACAACACCCGTCAGACAAATAGCGCCCACCGAATTAACTTTACGTCAATTCTGACAACGCGGACACGAGGCGCTCAGCGAATCGCACTTCGCTGAACTCGTCGGCGTGGCTCTCGATCGCCCGGCTGTCCCATAGATGCTTCCGACTTCGGATAAGTGCCGCGCGCACGTGGTCTGGAGTTGGCTGATCGAAAAAAAGACCCGTCTCACCCTCGACGACGGTGTCTAGGAACCCTCCCCATCGGAGGACAACTGAAGGCTTCCCAAAAGCTGCAGCTTCGACTGGAGTCAACCCATAATCTTCGTAACTTGCGGACAGCAATGCAGTGCACCGAGCGTACAACCAGTACATTTGACGATCAGTGAGGTCTTTCAGCATGACTACGTTTGCACGGACCGATCGCCGCAAACGTCTCTCCTCGGGACCTGCCCCGACGATGACTAGAGGATAATTGAGCGATGAAACAGCCTCGACCAAAACGTCTACATTCTTATACGGCAACAATCGAGAGACGCAGAGGTAGAAACCTTCACTCGAGTCGAAGGATTTTGGGAGATCAGGCTCGTCCGGAACCACCCCGGGTCTAATCGAGTGGGGGGCTGGGAGAACTTCGGCTTCTATTCCGTAGGTCGCCTTAATACGGCGCATGACCTCGGTGGAGTTCGCGAAGTACTTCGATGCGGTAGCGGCATTTCGACGGTCCCAGCGCTCGAGAAACGGGCGCAGGCCCTCAACTGCGATACGCCGGGGGGTGTATGCGCGCGTGCCGAAGTACGCGTCGGTCTGGTACAGCCAGCGGGCTGGCGAATGGCAATACACGATCTTTGCCCCGGGTACCCTGTAGCCGTGCGCCCAGCCGCTCGTGCTCACAATCAGGCTCTCGGCGTCGACGCGCGTCGAGCTAACTGCAGCCGCCAGGAGCGGCAGCGCCGCCCTGTGCGATCGCCGGAAAATTGCGAATCGGTTCAGCCAACTGGCCCGGATATCTCGTTGCTGGAATTCAGGGTACGTCGAGTTTGGATCATAGAGAGTCGTGTAGATGGATGCTCGGGGGAACGTTCGTGCCATGGCAAGAACAACCCGCTCGGCTCCTCCGCGCTGAGTTAGGTAGTCATGGGCAATTGCGACATCTGGTACAGACACACAGCCCACAATAGCTCCGATAGAAGTCGGCGGGAATCTATGTGTGTACCGGACGCAGGCGTCGCAGCCGCCACGTAATGCACGCAGGCGTAAGCGACGACTTGTTGAGTAAACGGGGCAGCACGATTACGCGAGTATTAAGCGCGGATCCACTGTGCTGCGAGCCTTAAACAGGGCAATCAGCTACGCCGCCTTGTCTCATAGCGGCTCAACGCCCGTTCGATTATCGCAGCGGTGTGGGTGCGAGATGCAATGGCGTCGTCGGGTCGCGGCGCTCTATACTCAGCACCCTGTCCAGAAGATATTCTGGACAGGAAATTCGACAAGTAATCCGCACTCTCAGCAACAGATGCATCGATGGGAACCCCCGCCCGGGCTGCGAGCAGCTCCCCGTAGGGAGGTATGTTGCTCGCGATGGTGGGAATGCCCGAAGCGAGCGCCGTGTACAGGGGTAGACCGAGCCCCTCGTATGCCGAGAAAGACACAAACCCCGAACAGCATTCGAAAAGCGCAGCGAGGACCTCATCGCTGACCGCAGACCGAATCTCAGTCCTTGGGGGCAATCTCTCTGGGGTGAAGTTGCTAACTAATACCAGCTTCCAGTCGGGGTGCTGTGGGCCGGTACGCTCCCACGTATCTAAGAGATATGCCAGCCGCTTGTTTGGGCGGTTAGCTGCAACTGAAAGTAGAAACTTGTCATGTGCCGGACGGCTGTGCACAGGATTTATGGCCCCCAGATGGAGCGGCACCGGGTTCACCCGGGGAAAATGCCTTTTGATGGAGCTCGCCGTGAAATCACTAACCGCAAACACCGCGTGTGCCCGGGAAACGGCTGTCCTCTCCCTTAAGAGCAACTTTGGATATTCCTGCGGTCGGTCGAGGCTGCCCAGGTCATGTACCACCACCGCGAGTCTGCGTGCGTTCGCAGGCAACGGGGCGAGACGGGGGACGAATACCCAGTCGAATCGCATTGCGGTGCTGCACTTGAGGGTTTCGAGTTGGCGAAGCAGCCCACGTTGAACGGACCGCTTAGCTAGTACAGAGACCTCTAGTTCCGTGCACGATGAGAGAGCATCATAGAGAAACCGCGTCACCTCACCCACACCGGACCGATCGTCCATGCCTCGGCCATCGAACAGTACTTTCAACACACCTCCGCCGGTCTGGCAACGGACACGCAGGAATATTATTGGCGACGAAGCCCTGGGCCGCCCTTTACTTGGGCCGCGGAACCTACAGTATCTCGACTTAGATATTTAGATCGCGGCGGATTACTCGAAGTGGCTGCAAGTAGTCCAATTAGAAACAGCCCACTTCCGGTGGTCAAGATCGGTACCGTAATTGAAGCAGTCAGAACGTATGTACACACAACTATCCGCGTATGTGCCCGCCGCCGGTCTTGAGCGGAAGCTATGAAGCCTAGTATCGCGATTCCATATAGGGTTAAGCCGACGATGCCCGCTTTCCAGTAAACCATCCAGTATGAGCTATGGATGTCATTCTTCATCACGATG
Protein-coding sequences here:
- a CDS encoding glycosyltransferase, giving the protein MSVPDVAIAHDYLTQRGGAERVVLAMARTFPRASIYTTLYDPNSTYPEFQQRDIRASWLNRFAIFRRSHRAALPLLAAAVSSTRVDAESLIVSTSGWAHGYRVPGAKIVYCHSPARWLYQTDAYFGTRAYTPRRIAVEGLRPFLERWDRRNAATASKYFANSTEVMRRIKATYGIEAEVLPAPHSIRPGVVPDEPDLPKSFDSSEGFYLCVSRLLPYKNVDVLVEAVSSLNYPLVIVGAGPEERRLRRSVRANVVMLKDLTDRQMYWLYARCTALLSASYEDYGLTPVEAAAFGKPSVVLRWGGFLDTVVEGETGLFFDQPTPDHVRAALIRSRKHLWDSRAIESHADEFSEVRFAERLVSALSELT
- a CDS encoding glycosyltransferase: MVHDLGSLDRPQEYPKLLLRERTAVSRAHAVFAVSDFTASSIKRHFPRVNPVPLHLGAINPVHSRPAHDKFLLSVAANRPNKRLAYLLDTWERTGPQHPDWKLVLVSNFTPERLPPRTEIRSAVSDEVLAALFECCSGFVSFSAYEGLGLPLYTALASGIPTIASNIPPYGELLAARAGVPIDASVAESADYLSNFLSRISSGQGAEYRAPRPDDAIASRTHTAAIIERALSRYETRRRS